In one window of Miscanthus floridulus cultivar M001 chromosome 12, ASM1932011v1, whole genome shotgun sequence DNA:
- the LOC136496852 gene encoding lysine histidine transporter-like 8 — protein MSSSSKQDAISEVQSAPPTPRPPVSTPPSQIQSPRAPSGGRSPLHAMASPLRAMASPLRAMATPLASPVRKAVAGVKAVGNITRLADPRDAWLPITESRSGNAYYAAFHNLSSGIGFQALVLPTAFASLGWTWAIICLTLAFGWQLYTLWLLVRLHEPVAGATRYSRYMHLANTVFGDKWAKILALLPVLYLSAGICTALIIVGGGSMKSLFSIACGESCLARNLTTVEWYLVFVCAAVLLSQLPNLNSIAGVSLVGATAAVAYCTMIWTVSVAKGRVAGVSYDPVKAHNDVDAALGILNGLGIIAFAFRGHNVVLEIQGTMPSTLKHPSHVPMWKGVKVAYAIIALCLYPIAIGGFWAYGNQIPSGGILSALYKFHSRDVSRLVLGTTTLLVIINCLTTFQIYAMPVYDNMEAGYVHKKNRPCPWWMRSGFRALFGATNFLIAVALPFLSQLAGLLGGISLPVTLAYPCFMWVAIKKPRKGTATWNVNWALGILGMGISVVLIVGNLWGLVETGLRVKFFKPDDMQ, from the exons ATGTCGTCGTCCAGCAAGCAGGACGCGATCAGCGAGGTGCAGTCggcgccgccgacgccgcgcccGCCGGTGTCGACCCCGCCGTCGCAGATACAGTCTCCGCGGGCGCCCAGCGGCGGCCGGTCGCCGCTGCACGCCATGGCGTCTCCGCTGCGCGCCATGGCGTCGCCCCTACGCGCCATGGCGACGCCGCTCGCCAGCCCCGTCAGGAAGGCGGTGGCGGGCGTCAAGGCGGTCGGCAACATCACGCGGCTCGCGGACCCGCGCGACGCCTGGCTGCCCATCACCGAGTCCCGGAGCGGCAACGCCTATTACGCCGCGTTCCACAACCTCAGCTCCGGCATCGGCTTCCAGGCGCTCGTGCTCCCCACGGCCTTCGCCTCCCTCGGATG GACGTGGGCGATCATCTGCCTGACCCTGGCGTTCGGGTGGCAGCTCTACACGCTGTGGCTGCTCGTCAGGCTCCACGAGCCTGTCGCGGGCGCCACCCGGTACAGCCGATACATGCACCTCGCCAACACCGTTTTCG GCGATAAATGGGCGAAGATCCTGGCGCTGCTCCCGGTGCTGTACCTGTCGGCGGGGATCTGCACGGCGCTCATCATCGTCGGCGGCGGAAGCATGAAGAGTCTGTTCAGCATCGCGTGCGGCGAGTCGTGCCTGGCGCGCAACCTCACCACCGTGGAGTGGTACCTCGTCTTCGTCTGCGCGGCCGTGCTGCTGTCCCAGCTCCCCAACCTCAACTCCATCGCCGGCGTGTCTCTGGtgggcgccaccgccgccgtcgcctaCTGCACCATGATCTGGACCGTGTCCGTGGCCAAGGGCAGGGTGGCCGGCGTGTCCTACGACCCCGTGAAGGCCCACAACGACGTGGACGCCGCCCTTGGCATCCTCAACGGCCTCGGAATCATTGCCTTCGCTTTCAGGGGCCACAATGTCGTACTGGAGATCCAG GGCACGATGCCGTCGACTCTGAAACACCCTTCTCATGTGCCCATGTGGAAGGGCGTTAAGGTAGCATACGCCATCATCGCGCTCTGCCTGTACCCCATCGCCATCGGTGGCTTCTGGGCTTATGGCAACCAG ATACCTTCCGGTGGCATCCTGAGCGCCCTGTACAAGTTCCACAGCCGGGACGTGTCCAGGCTAGTGCTGGGGACCACCACGCTGCTGGTGATCATCAACTGCCTGACCACGTTCCAGATCTACGCCATGCCGGTGTACGACAACATGGAGGCCGGGTACGTGCACAAGAAGAACCGGCCGTGCCCCTGGTGGATGCGCTCTGGCTTCCGCGCCTTGTTCGGCGCCACCAACTTCCTCATCGCCGTCGCGCTGCCGTTCCTGTCGCAGCTCGCCGGCCTCCTCGGGGGGATCTCACTGCCGGTCACCCTGGCGTACCCGTGCTTCATGTGGGTGGCGATCAAGAAGCCCCGGAAGGGCACCGCGACGTGGAACGTCAACTGGGCGCTGGGAATCCTCGGCATGGGCATAAGCGTTGTCCTCATAGTTGGAAACCTCTGGGGTCTCGTGGAGACAGGCTTGCGGGTGAAGTTCTTCAAGCCTGACGATATGCAGTGA